From Phragmites australis chromosome 5, lpPhrAust1.1, whole genome shotgun sequence, a single genomic window includes:
- the LOC133918901 gene encoding uncharacterized protein LOC133918901 isoform X1 → MPPLTTVLSSSSIRSPPRGGAPARTACSVAVPRGRRDSSKKPIPEPTALPFLLPENHPRPWLARCLHALAGAAAVLVVAVAQAPPPVAHASSMGGRSPPDAAAYLCEDVQRYYAGLDGLAGDELRTKLAAVVSPHAALRYKDVWDALKILDAADAEHPEASSEVIEIYSQRAVPKHLAGKPDGWNREHLWPRSYGLTYGPSLTDIHNIRPADVNVNSSRGNKYFGACTATSVRCVRPANHEAAPDTETDSEKWTPPFQVRGDVSRSLMYMAVSYGSGQMDGTPHLELSDSPSIHKRKMGLLSALLRWNELDPPSRSEQLRNDRVCSFYQHNRNPFVDHPEYANLIWRNPPTKSSTFIRKSQMAWVNEFHYENKGKDENEFVELVIHTSLDAKDLMLVLYNGANGRMYRSLNFADREAFTVTERRSDYLLYTVSTPLQNGPADGIALVFCRDISEAEVLEFLSYEGSLRAQDGPAKGIVSTDIMLRETDESSDHDSLGLTGCSIDEFAWRKMAGNGTPGKLNAGQMF, encoded by the exons ATGCCGCCCTTGACCAccgtcctctcctcctcttccatcCGCTCTCCACCTCGCGGCGGAGCCCCAGCAAGAACCGCCTGTTCTGTGGCCGTCCCTCGCGGCCGCCGTGACAGCAGCAAGAAGCCCATCCCCGAACCCACCGCGCTGCCGTTCTTGCTCCCGGAGAACCACCCCCGGCCGTGGCTGGCCCGGTGCCTCCACGCGCTTGCCGGCGCCGCCGCTGTGCTCGTAGTCGCGGTCGCGCAGGCTCCCCCTCCCGTCGCCCACGCCTCCTCCATGGGCGGGCGTTCGCCGCCGGACGCCGCCGCATACCTCTGCGAAGATGTCCAGCGCTACTACGCCGGCCTGGATGGCCTGGCCGGCGACGAGCTGAGGACGAAGCTCGCCGCCGTCGTCTCGCCTCATGCCGCCCTGCGTTACAAAGAT GTGTGGGACGCGCTCAAGATTCTTGATGCAGCAGATGCAGAACATCCAGAGGCATCCTCTGAAGT GATTGAGATATACTCGCAGAGAGCTGTGCCGAAGCACTTAGCAGGCAAACCAGATGGATGGAACA GAGAACACTTGTGGCCTCGATCATATGGCCTAACTTATGGTCCATCATTGACCGATATTCACAATATCCGTCCTGCGGATGTCAATG TAAACTCTTCAAGGGGAAACAAATATTTTGGAGCATGCACTGCCACATCAGTAAGATGTGTGCGGCCAGCGAATCATGAAGCAGCACCCGACACTGAGACAGACAGTGAAAAGTGGACACCTCCTTTTCAG GTGCGTGGAGATGTATCTAGGTCCCTGATGTACATGGCAGTAAGCTATGGATCTGGCCAGATGGATGGAACTCCACATTTGGAACTTTCTGATTCACCAAGTATCC ACAAAAGAAAGATGGGTCTCCTATCAGCTCTCCTACGGTGGAATGAACTTGACCCACCATCAAGATCAGAGCAGCTTAGAAATGACAGAGTTTGCAGCTTCTACCAGCATAATCGAAATCCTTTTGTCGATCATCCAGAATATGCAAATCTTATATGGAGGAACCCTCCTACCAAAAGTTCAACTTTCATCAGGAAATCACAGATGGCTTGGGTCAATGAGTTCCATTATgaaaataaaggcaaagatgAGAATGAG TTTGTGGAGTTGGTGATACATACGTCTTTAGATGCAAAGGATCTCATGCTCGTACTGTATAATGGAGCAAATGGGCGAATGTATCGCTCTCTTAATTTTGCAGACAGGGAAGCCTTCACTGTCACAGAAAGACGTTCTGATTATCTGTTATACACAGTGTCTACCCCTCTCCAAAATGGACCAGCCGATGGCATTGCTCTTGTGTTCTGTAGAGACATAAGCGAAGCCGAAGTCTTGGAATTTTTGTCCTATGAGGGGAGCCTGAGAGCACAGGATGGACCTGCCAAGGGTATAGTCTCCACAGATATCATGCTCAGGGAGACAGATGAGTCATCTGATCATGATTCGCTGGGACTTACTGGATGCAGCATTGATGAGTTTGCATGGAGAAAGATGGCAGGGAATGGAACACCTGGGAAGCTGAATGCTGGACAGATGTTTTAG
- the LOC133918901 gene encoding uncharacterized protein LOC133918901 isoform X2 gives MPPLTTVLSSSSIRSPPRGGAPARTACSVAVPRGRRDSSKKPIPEPTALPFLLPENHPRPWLARCLHALAGAAAVLVVAVAQAPPPVAHASSMGGRSPPDAAAYLCEDVQRYYAGLDGLAGDELRTKLAAVVSPHAALRYKDVWDALKILDAADAEHPEASSEVIEIYSQRAVPKHLAGKPDGWNREHLWPRSYGLTYGPSLTDIHNIRPADVNVNSSRGNKYFGACTATSVRCVRPANHEAAPDTETDSEKWTPPFQVRGDVSRSLMYMAVSYGSGQMDGTPHLELSDSPSIHKRKMGLLSALLRWNELDPPSRSEQLRNDRVCSFYQHNRNPFVDHPEYANLIWRNPPTKSSTFIRKSQMAWVNEFHYENKGKDENEANLMVDSTVETCKLT, from the exons ATGCCGCCCTTGACCAccgtcctctcctcctcttccatcCGCTCTCCACCTCGCGGCGGAGCCCCAGCAAGAACCGCCTGTTCTGTGGCCGTCCCTCGCGGCCGCCGTGACAGCAGCAAGAAGCCCATCCCCGAACCCACCGCGCTGCCGTTCTTGCTCCCGGAGAACCACCCCCGGCCGTGGCTGGCCCGGTGCCTCCACGCGCTTGCCGGCGCCGCCGCTGTGCTCGTAGTCGCGGTCGCGCAGGCTCCCCCTCCCGTCGCCCACGCCTCCTCCATGGGCGGGCGTTCGCCGCCGGACGCCGCCGCATACCTCTGCGAAGATGTCCAGCGCTACTACGCCGGCCTGGATGGCCTGGCCGGCGACGAGCTGAGGACGAAGCTCGCCGCCGTCGTCTCGCCTCATGCCGCCCTGCGTTACAAAGAT GTGTGGGACGCGCTCAAGATTCTTGATGCAGCAGATGCAGAACATCCAGAGGCATCCTCTGAAGT GATTGAGATATACTCGCAGAGAGCTGTGCCGAAGCACTTAGCAGGCAAACCAGATGGATGGAACA GAGAACACTTGTGGCCTCGATCATATGGCCTAACTTATGGTCCATCATTGACCGATATTCACAATATCCGTCCTGCGGATGTCAATG TAAACTCTTCAAGGGGAAACAAATATTTTGGAGCATGCACTGCCACATCAGTAAGATGTGTGCGGCCAGCGAATCATGAAGCAGCACCCGACACTGAGACAGACAGTGAAAAGTGGACACCTCCTTTTCAG GTGCGTGGAGATGTATCTAGGTCCCTGATGTACATGGCAGTAAGCTATGGATCTGGCCAGATGGATGGAACTCCACATTTGGAACTTTCTGATTCACCAAGTATCC ACAAAAGAAAGATGGGTCTCCTATCAGCTCTCCTACGGTGGAATGAACTTGACCCACCATCAAGATCAGAGCAGCTTAGAAATGACAGAGTTTGCAGCTTCTACCAGCATAATCGAAATCCTTTTGTCGATCATCCAGAATATGCAAATCTTATATGGAGGAACCCTCCTACCAAAAGTTCAACTTTCATCAGGAAATCACAGATGGCTTGGGTCAATGAGTTCCATTATgaaaataaaggcaaagatgAGAATGAG GCAAATCTGATGGTGGATTCAACCGTTGAGACATGTAAACTAACATGA